Proteins co-encoded in one Prescottella sp. R16 genomic window:
- a CDS encoding dipeptidase, protein MSATAWHERIEHSGATALQTVVTWPRDDLNQTLSRIQQHRNMIRKEKRFDLILTVDDIHRCKTEGRVGLVLGAQSTDMLGRDDSLVEVLHDAGLRVMQLAYNERNAVADGSLESSNAGLSHFGRDVVRAMNETGMLIDLVDTGVESSLEAIELSTKPCVFSRLNPRTTALEQQRNLTDEQITACAAKGGVIGLIPYSPLCATTPGERPSIDDYIRHIDYVVDLVGIDHVAIGTDSEATPGSVSPDLAMLMGRIGSMAHGADNSIGEIAVGMGLRKPRTTPLTYFEMAEALQNGNWGATGFENVAKLPNLAATLTNAGWSDADLRKLLGGNLLRVYAANWS, encoded by the coding sequence GTGTCCGCCACCGCCTGGCACGAGCGCATCGAACACTCCGGGGCGACCGCACTGCAGACGGTCGTGACGTGGCCGCGGGACGATCTGAACCAGACGCTGAGCCGAATCCAACAGCATCGCAACATGATCCGAAAAGAGAAGCGGTTCGACCTGATCCTCACCGTCGACGACATCCACCGCTGCAAGACCGAAGGACGGGTCGGCCTCGTCCTGGGCGCACAGAGCACCGACATGCTCGGCCGGGACGACTCCCTCGTGGAGGTGCTGCACGATGCCGGCCTGCGGGTGATGCAACTCGCCTACAACGAACGCAACGCGGTCGCCGACGGAAGCCTCGAGTCGTCGAACGCCGGGCTGTCTCATTTCGGCCGAGACGTGGTCCGCGCCATGAACGAGACCGGAATGTTGATCGACCTCGTGGACACCGGTGTCGAATCCAGCCTCGAGGCAATCGAGTTGTCGACCAAACCCTGTGTCTTCTCCCGTCTCAATCCCCGCACCACCGCACTCGAACAGCAGCGGAACCTGACGGACGAGCAGATCACGGCTTGCGCCGCGAAGGGTGGGGTGATCGGACTGATCCCCTACAGCCCGCTGTGCGCGACCACCCCGGGGGAACGCCCGAGCATCGACGACTACATCCGGCACATCGACTACGTCGTCGATCTCGTGGGCATCGACCACGTCGCGATCGGCACCGACTCGGAGGCCACGCCGGGGAGCGTGTCACCGGACCTGGCGATGCTCATGGGCCGGATCGGGAGCATGGCGCACGGCGCGGACAACAGCATCGGCGAGATCGCCGTCGGCATGGGGCTACGCAAGCCCCGCACCACCCCACTCACCTACTTCGAGATGGCCGAAGCCCTGCAGAACGGCAACTGGGGTGCAACCGGATTCGAGAACGTTGCGAAACTGCCGAACCTGGCCGCCACCCTGACGAACGCCGGATGGTCCGACGCCGACCTCCGCAAACTGCTGGGCGGCAACCTGCTCCGGGTCTACGCGGCCAACTGGTCCTGA
- a CDS encoding bifunctional MaoC family dehydratase N-terminal/OB-fold nucleic acid binding domain-containing protein, producing the protein MSEFATKIKEFEGQVLTPKTWGPDEVNTPMIRHWVETMGDTNPIYLDDEAARATGRDGAVAPALMAQVWIMRTFTDKMANNDPSQVWTDMIATFDEAGFTSVVATDSDFEFFAELRAGDRVSVTETIEAISEEKTTGLGTGHFVTTLKTYRNGDDETVATQRWRTLRFAPKPKKADVGLRPRPALNPDNAFWFEAAKEHRLVIQRCTNCGVLRHPTGPMCGECRSLDWDTVDASGRGTVYSFVVNHHPKIPGFEYPLIVATIELEEGTRLIANMTGITPEQVEIGMPVELDWIDADPDLTLPAFRPAAREDS; encoded by the coding sequence GTGAGCGAATTCGCTACCAAGATCAAAGAATTCGAGGGTCAGGTCCTGACCCCGAAGACCTGGGGTCCGGACGAGGTCAACACCCCGATGATCCGGCACTGGGTCGAGACGATGGGGGACACCAACCCGATCTACCTCGACGACGAGGCTGCCAGAGCCACCGGGCGGGACGGCGCGGTGGCGCCCGCGCTCATGGCGCAGGTGTGGATCATGCGCACGTTCACCGACAAGATGGCGAACAACGATCCGTCGCAGGTGTGGACCGACATGATCGCCACGTTCGACGAGGCCGGGTTCACGTCCGTCGTCGCGACCGACTCGGACTTCGAGTTCTTCGCCGAACTGCGTGCCGGGGACCGGGTTTCGGTCACCGAGACGATCGAGGCGATCTCCGAGGAGAAGACGACCGGCCTGGGTACCGGGCACTTCGTCACCACCCTCAAGACCTACCGCAACGGCGACGACGAGACCGTCGCGACGCAGCGGTGGCGCACCCTGCGGTTCGCGCCGAAGCCGAAGAAGGCGGATGTCGGCCTGCGGCCGCGCCCGGCCCTCAACCCCGACAACGCCTTCTGGTTCGAGGCCGCCAAGGAGCACCGTCTGGTGATCCAGCGCTGCACGAACTGCGGCGTGCTGCGGCACCCCACCGGCCCCATGTGCGGTGAGTGCCGGTCGCTCGACTGGGACACCGTCGACGCCTCGGGCCGCGGCACCGTCTACAGCTTCGTCGTCAACCACCACCCGAAGATCCCCGGCTTCGAGTACCCGCTCATCGTGGCGACCATCGAACTCGAGGAAGGCACCCGCCTGATCGCGAACATGACCGGCATCACGCCGGAGCAGGTCGAGATCGGCATGCCGGTGGAACTGGACTGGATCGACGCCGACCCGGATCTGACGCTGCCCGCGTTCCGGCCGGCTGCACGGGAGGACTCCTGA
- a CDS encoding MaoC family dehydratase, with protein sequence MTTALTGRSYDDITVGEQLPELAIPLTRTLIVATALATRDFQDVHHDPELAQQRGSKDVFMNILTSNGLAGRFVTDWAGPFATVRRVKIRLGAPNYPGDTMTMTGEVVAKENGVVEVKIVGANSLGNHLAGTVTVSFPDAYPSSEGKDA encoded by the coding sequence GTGACCACCGCACTCACCGGCCGAAGCTACGACGACATCACCGTCGGCGAACAGCTGCCCGAGCTCGCGATTCCTTTGACCCGCACCCTGATCGTCGCGACGGCCCTGGCCACCCGCGACTTCCAGGACGTGCACCACGATCCCGAGCTGGCGCAGCAGCGCGGCAGCAAGGACGTGTTCATGAACATTCTCACCAGCAACGGCCTGGCGGGGCGGTTCGTGACCGACTGGGCGGGCCCGTTCGCGACGGTGCGCCGCGTCAAGATCCGGCTCGGCGCCCCCAACTACCCGGGCGACACCATGACGATGACCGGTGAGGTCGTCGCCAAGGAGAACGGTGTCGTCGAGGTGAAGATCGTCGGAGCCAACAGCCTCGGCAACCACCTCGCCGGAACCGTCACGGTGTCTTTCCCGGATGCGTACCCCTCGAGTGAAGGGAAGGACGCCTGA
- a CDS encoding acyl-CoA dehydrogenase family protein has protein sequence MDFNFSEEQEAIRTLADEVFTSKADIDRVKAVELSDERIDRDLWRELANTGLLGIALPENLGGGGLGLAELYVLLEQQGRHVAPVPIWQSTLAALAVAEFGTDEQAAALVPGVAEGRTFLTVGLEEFGPYTDGTPATTAAETGGAWTLTGAKAVVPITHVADRAIVSATTATGAALFVVDLAGAGVTVEQTQSTNWEICGNVTLDNAPAELLGPADGTAAQWLLDRVELALAAIQLGVGAGAVSQAVDYLNGRHQFGRPLATFQAVNHQLADCYIDLQAMSVTLWQATQNLVDGIDPGTSVLVAKWWATDGGQRIVHRTTHVHGGMGVDTDYPVHRHLLWGKQIGATLGGSASDLARLGAQLAAGVEVVA, from the coding sequence ATGGACTTCAACTTCAGCGAAGAGCAAGAGGCGATTCGTACCCTCGCCGACGAGGTCTTCACCAGCAAGGCCGACATCGACCGCGTCAAGGCGGTCGAGCTGAGCGACGAGCGCATCGACCGCGACCTGTGGCGTGAGCTCGCGAACACCGGCCTGCTCGGTATCGCGCTGCCCGAGAACCTCGGTGGCGGCGGCCTGGGCCTGGCCGAGTTGTACGTGCTGCTCGAACAGCAGGGCCGGCACGTGGCGCCCGTGCCGATCTGGCAGTCCACGCTCGCCGCGCTCGCAGTCGCCGAATTCGGCACCGACGAGCAGGCCGCGGCACTGGTGCCCGGTGTCGCCGAGGGCCGCACGTTCCTCACCGTCGGGCTCGAGGAGTTCGGCCCGTACACGGACGGGACTCCGGCGACCACCGCCGCCGAGACCGGCGGTGCCTGGACCCTCACCGGTGCCAAGGCCGTCGTCCCGATCACCCACGTCGCCGACCGCGCGATCGTCTCGGCGACCACCGCGACCGGTGCCGCGCTGTTCGTCGTCGACCTCGCGGGCGCGGGTGTCACCGTGGAGCAGACGCAGTCCACCAACTGGGAGATCTGCGGCAACGTCACTCTCGACAACGCTCCCGCCGAACTGCTCGGCCCGGCCGACGGCACCGCCGCGCAGTGGCTGCTGGACCGGGTAGAGCTGGCGCTCGCCGCGATCCAGCTCGGTGTCGGCGCCGGCGCCGTGTCGCAGGCCGTCGACTATCTCAACGGGCGCCACCAGTTCGGGCGCCCGCTCGCGACCTTCCAGGCCGTCAACCACCAGCTGGCCGACTGCTACATCGACCTGCAGGCGATGAGTGTGACGCTGTGGCAGGCCACGCAGAACCTCGTCGACGGCATCGACCCGGGCACCTCGGTGCTCGTCGCCAAGTGGTGGGCCACCGACGGCGGTCAGCGCATCGTGCACCGCACCACGCACGTCCACGGTGGCATGGGTGTCGACACCGACTACCCGGTGCACCGGCACCTGCTGTGGGGCAAGCAGATCGGCGCCACTCTCGGCGGGTCGGCCTCCGACCTGGCCCGTCTGGGCGCGCAGCTCGCCGCCGGTGTCGAGGTGGTCGCGTGA
- a CDS encoding lipid-transfer protein encodes MAVSPLSGAAAIVGIGSTEFSKNSGRSELQLACEAIVAALADAGIDPSEVDGLSTYTAETNGEVIVARNCGLGELKFFSRVHYGGGAACGTVQQAAMAVATGVADVVVVYRAFNERSGVRYGLGQHDRPMDSTADRAAYAWMTPQGLSTPAQWVAMFARRYMHQYGATSEDFGRVAVVARKHAANNPNAWFYGKPITLEDHQNSRWIAEPLHLLDCCQETDGGQALVIVSAERAKTLKNTPVVIKGAAQGSGKDQHMMTSYYRPDITGIPEMGLVGRQLYAQSGLTPDDIQAAVLYDHFTPLVLPQLEELGFCGVGEAKDFIREGNLEIGGRLPSNTHGGQIGEAYLHGVNGIAEAVRVLRGTSTNQPEDVENMIVTAGTAVPTSGLLLGL; translated from the coding sequence ATGGCAGTCAGCCCGCTCTCCGGTGCCGCCGCCATCGTCGGTATCGGCTCCACCGAGTTCTCCAAGAACTCGGGCCGCAGCGAACTCCAGCTCGCGTGCGAGGCGATCGTCGCGGCCCTCGCGGACGCCGGCATCGACCCGTCCGAGGTCGACGGCCTGTCCACCTACACCGCCGAGACCAACGGTGAGGTCATCGTCGCCCGCAACTGCGGCCTCGGTGAGCTCAAGTTCTTCTCGCGCGTCCACTACGGCGGCGGCGCGGCCTGCGGCACCGTCCAGCAGGCCGCGATGGCCGTCGCGACCGGGGTCGCCGACGTCGTCGTCGTGTACCGCGCGTTCAACGAACGCTCCGGTGTCCGTTACGGTCTCGGCCAGCACGACCGTCCGATGGACTCCACCGCCGACCGTGCCGCGTACGCGTGGATGACGCCGCAGGGCCTGTCCACGCCCGCGCAGTGGGTCGCGATGTTCGCGCGCCGCTACATGCACCAGTACGGCGCCACCAGCGAGGACTTCGGCCGTGTCGCCGTCGTCGCCCGCAAGCACGCCGCGAACAACCCGAACGCATGGTTCTACGGCAAGCCGATCACGCTCGAGGACCACCAGAACTCGCGCTGGATCGCCGAACCGCTGCACCTGCTGGACTGCTGCCAGGAGACCGACGGCGGCCAGGCCCTCGTCATCGTCTCCGCGGAACGCGCCAAGACCCTGAAGAACACGCCCGTCGTCATCAAGGGTGCAGCGCAGGGTTCCGGCAAGGACCAGCACATGATGACCAGTTACTACCGCCCCGACATCACCGGCATCCCGGAGATGGGACTGGTCGGACGCCAGCTGTACGCACAGTCCGGGCTCACCCCGGACGACATCCAGGCCGCGGTCCTCTACGACCACTTCACGCCGCTGGTGCTGCCGCAGCTCGAGGAGCTCGGCTTCTGTGGCGTCGGCGAGGCCAAGGACTTCATCCGCGAGGGCAACCTGGAGATCGGCGGCCGGCTGCCGTCGAACACCCACGGCGGCCAGATCGGCGAGGCGTACCTGCACGGCGTCAACGGCATAGCCGAGGCCGTCCGTGTTCTGCGCGGTACGTCCACCAACCAGCCCGAGGACGTCGAGAACATGATCGTGACGGCGGGAACCGCGGTTCCCACGTCCGGTCTGCTCCTCGGCCTCTGA
- a CDS encoding MaoC/PaaZ C-terminal domain-containing protein translates to MTAVEQKSAGDWRGVDLGTRTVSYTERDAIIYALAVGAQATELDLVFEEQLRVLPTFALTLAQWAPDELGTRGAFDTKTALHGSQELKVLAPLPRSGSVELKASVGEVWDKGAAAVFEVKVECEYFVATWSLFAPGAGGFGGERGPSKPAGPEGEPNVTADLVTAANQTALYRLLGDMHHIHIDPAAAAVIGQPRPIMHGLCTLAASTLPLARELGVHPADLLELQGRFAAPMFPGDTAQVRAWGDADGVDFELVRDGKAVISGAHAVFAKK, encoded by the coding sequence ATGACTGCAGTGGAGCAGAAGTCGGCCGGCGACTGGCGCGGAGTCGACCTCGGTACCCGTACCGTCTCCTACACCGAGCGGGACGCGATCATCTACGCCCTCGCCGTGGGCGCCCAGGCCACCGAACTGGACCTGGTGTTCGAGGAGCAGCTGCGGGTACTCCCGACGTTCGCCCTCACCCTGGCCCAGTGGGCACCCGACGAGCTCGGCACGCGCGGCGCGTTCGACACCAAGACCGCGCTGCACGGCTCGCAGGAACTGAAGGTCCTCGCCCCGCTGCCCCGTAGCGGTTCGGTGGAGCTGAAGGCCAGCGTCGGCGAGGTGTGGGACAAGGGCGCCGCCGCGGTGTTCGAGGTCAAGGTCGAGTGCGAGTACTTCGTCGCGACCTGGTCCCTGTTCGCCCCGGGCGCAGGCGGATTCGGCGGCGAACGCGGACCGTCCAAGCCGGCCGGCCCCGAAGGCGAACCGAACGTGACGGCGGATCTGGTCACTGCCGCCAACCAGACGGCCCTCTACCGTCTGCTCGGCGACATGCACCACATCCACATCGATCCGGCGGCCGCCGCGGTCATCGGGCAGCCCCGCCCGATCATGCACGGCCTGTGCACGCTCGCCGCGTCCACGCTGCCGCTCGCTCGCGAGCTCGGCGTGCATCCGGCGGACCTGCTCGAACTGCAGGGCCGCTTCGCCGCCCCCATGTTCCCCGGCGACACCGCTCAGGTGCGCGCGTGGGGCGACGCCGACGGCGTGGACTTCGAACTCGTCCGCGACGGCAAGGCCGTCATCTCCGGCGCCCACGCGGTGTTCGCGAAGAAGTAA
- a CDS encoding acyl-CoA dehydrogenase family protein codes for MDLRESPEQLALRQELRAYFAQLLPEEKRRKAGEEGVGGEYFREVVKLLGKDGWLGIGWPKEYGGQGRSIEEQFVFFDEVQRAGLPFPFVTVNTVGPTLMKYGTQEMKDRFLPGILSGDIVFAIGYTEPEAGTDLASLKTRAVRDGDHFVVDGAKIFTSGANTADYVWLAARTDPEAPKHKGISILVVPTDDPGFSWSPIPTVGGLMVTSTYYSGIRVPESDVIGEVNGGWQLIAAQLNHERIGLAAIGGRTYGLWHQVLEWARENGAIEIPWVQQEFARTHAKLEAMRLLNWKMTAAVAADTLSGADAGATKAYGTETHIDVYRTLLAILGAAGRIRPESPGALLAGQVEQISRQGMVNTFGGGVNEVLRDMVGTMGLGLVREKRVK; via the coding sequence ATGGATTTGAGGGAATCCCCCGAACAGCTCGCGCTCCGTCAGGAGCTGCGGGCGTACTTCGCGCAGCTGTTGCCGGAGGAGAAGCGTCGCAAGGCCGGTGAGGAAGGTGTCGGCGGCGAGTACTTCCGCGAGGTCGTCAAGCTGCTCGGCAAGGACGGCTGGCTGGGTATCGGCTGGCCGAAGGAGTATGGCGGACAGGGCCGTTCCATCGAGGAGCAGTTCGTGTTCTTCGACGAGGTGCAGCGGGCCGGCCTGCCGTTCCCGTTCGTCACGGTCAACACCGTCGGCCCGACGCTGATGAAGTACGGCACGCAGGAGATGAAGGACCGGTTCCTGCCGGGCATCCTCTCCGGTGACATCGTCTTCGCGATCGGCTACACCGAGCCCGAGGCCGGCACCGACCTCGCATCCCTCAAGACCCGCGCGGTCCGTGACGGCGACCATTTCGTGGTCGACGGCGCCAAGATCTTCACGTCGGGCGCGAACACCGCCGACTACGTGTGGCTGGCCGCTCGTACCGATCCCGAGGCCCCCAAGCACAAGGGCATCTCGATCCTGGTCGTCCCCACCGACGACCCCGGCTTCTCGTGGTCGCCGATCCCCACCGTCGGTGGCCTCATGGTGACCTCGACGTACTACAGCGGCATCCGGGTCCCGGAATCGGACGTCATCGGCGAGGTCAACGGCGGCTGGCAGCTGATCGCCGCGCAGCTCAACCACGAGCGCATCGGCCTGGCCGCGATCGGTGGCCGCACCTACGGCCTGTGGCACCAGGTTCTCGAGTGGGCCAGGGAGAACGGCGCCATCGAGATCCCGTGGGTGCAGCAGGAGTTCGCGCGTACGCACGCGAAGCTCGAGGCGATGCGCCTGCTCAACTGGAAGATGACCGCCGCGGTCGCCGCGGACACGCTGTCCGGTGCGGACGCCGGCGCCACCAAGGCGTACGGCACCGAGACCCACATCGACGTCTACCGCACGCTGCTCGCGATCCTCGGTGCGGCCGGCCGCATCCGGCCCGAGTCGCCGGGCGCGCTGCTGGCCGGTCAGGTCGAGCAGATCTCCCGTCAGGGCATGGTCAACACGTTCGGCGGCGGCGTCAACGAGGTCCTGCGCGACATGGTCGGCACGATGGGCCTGGGTCTGGTGCGGGAGAAGAGGGTCAAGTGA
- a CDS encoding AMP-binding protein yields MKLERTTIAEMLLDRVGDQHLGLRTRDQDWTWDEVVRESAARGDLARSLRVDGPFHIGILLENVPDFLFWLGGAALAGATVVGINPTRGATELEAEIKYVDCQLIVTDTAGMEKLKDLDLGLTEDRFVLVDAPDYRERIDAHRVEPAIADGIDEFSLFLLLFTSGTTGMSKGVKCSQGRLARLAYSNSAKYGHKRDDVDYCCMPLFHGNALMALWAPALANGATVCLPEARKFSASGFLPDVKYFGATFFTYVGKALGYLMATPEQADDKDNRLERAFGTEASPEDKVEFVRRFGAELFEGYGSSEGAGSVKLDPEAPEGALGRPAHAGILVVNPETRQECARAILDEHGRVLNPDDAIGEMINTEGARAFEGYYKNDAADADRIKHGWYWTGDLGYIDEAGFIYFAGRKGDWIRVDGENTSALMIERVIRRHPDVIATGVYAIPDPRSGDQVMAAVEVASLESFDVDKFAEYLAGQDDLGSKATPRFLRVSTHLPVTGSNKVLKRELQAELWRTGEPVYRWEGRGEPVYVAMTDDSKAALEAEFVSFGRQRFLGV; encoded by the coding sequence TTGAAGTTGGAACGCACCACGATTGCCGAGATGTTGCTCGATCGCGTCGGTGACCAGCACCTCGGTCTCCGCACCCGCGACCAGGACTGGACCTGGGACGAGGTGGTGCGCGAGAGCGCTGCGCGTGGTGACCTGGCCCGCTCCCTGCGGGTCGACGGCCCCTTCCACATCGGCATCCTGCTCGAGAACGTGCCGGACTTCCTGTTCTGGCTCGGCGGGGCGGCCCTGGCCGGCGCGACGGTCGTCGGTATCAACCCGACGCGCGGTGCCACCGAGCTCGAGGCCGAGATCAAGTACGTCGACTGCCAGCTGATCGTCACCGACACGGCGGGCATGGAGAAGCTGAAGGACCTCGATCTGGGGCTGACCGAGGACCGGTTCGTCCTCGTCGACGCCCCCGACTACCGGGAGCGGATCGACGCCCACCGGGTCGAGCCGGCGATCGCCGACGGCATCGACGAGTTCAGCCTGTTCCTGCTGCTGTTCACGTCCGGCACCACCGGCATGTCGAAGGGCGTCAAGTGCAGCCAGGGCCGGCTGGCCCGGCTGGCGTACTCGAACTCCGCGAAGTACGGACACAAGCGTGACGACGTCGACTACTGCTGCATGCCGCTGTTCCACGGCAATGCGTTGATGGCGCTGTGGGCGCCGGCGCTCGCGAACGGCGCCACCGTCTGCCTGCCGGAGGCCCGCAAGTTCTCCGCCTCGGGCTTCCTGCCCGACGTGAAGTACTTCGGTGCCACGTTCTTCACGTACGTCGGCAAGGCGCTCGGCTACCTGATGGCGACGCCCGAGCAGGCCGACGACAAGGACAATCGGCTCGAGCGCGCATTCGGCACCGAGGCGTCCCCCGAGGACAAGGTCGAGTTCGTGCGCCGTTTCGGTGCCGAGCTGTTCGAGGGCTACGGCAGCTCCGAGGGCGCCGGGTCGGTCAAGCTCGACCCGGAGGCCCCGGAGGGGGCGCTGGGGCGTCCCGCGCATGCCGGCATTCTCGTGGTGAACCCGGAGACCCGGCAGGAGTGTGCCCGCGCGATCCTCGACGAGCACGGCCGCGTCCTCAACCCGGACGATGCGATCGGCGAGATGATCAACACCGAGGGGGCGCGGGCCTTCGAGGGCTACTACAAGAACGATGCCGCCGACGCCGACCGCATCAAGCACGGCTGGTACTGGACCGGCGACCTCGGTTACATCGACGAGGCCGGGTTCATCTACTTCGCCGGACGCAAGGGCGACTGGATCCGCGTCGACGGTGAGAACACGTCCGCGCTGATGATCGAGCGGGTCATCCGACGCCACCCCGACGTCATCGCGACCGGTGTGTACGCGATCCCGGATCCGCGGTCCGGCGACCAGGTGATGGCGGCGGTCGAGGTCGCGTCGCTCGAATCGTTCGACGTCGACAAGTTCGCCGAGTACCTGGCCGGCCAGGACGATCTCGGCAGCAAGGCCACCCCGCGGTTCCTGCGGGTGTCGACGCATCTGCCGGTGACCGGCTCCAACAAGGTCCTCAAGCGGGAGTTGCAGGCGGAGCTGTGGCGCACCGGCGAGCCGGTGTACCGCTGGGAGGGTCGCGGCGAGCCCGTGTACGTGGCGATGACCGACGACAGCAAGGCGGCACTCGAGGCCGAGTTCGTCTCCTTCGGACGCCAGCGTTTCCTGGGGGTCTGA
- a CDS encoding SDR family oxidoreductase, with product MTDRRAVLVTGASRGIGREIALAFARKGFDVAITARTVREGEGAVTPRTRAEGETLIAVPGSLETTAAEIERCGVRALPIRMDLLDRDSVVGAADEVLREWGRIDVLVNNAYAQTAGHMERILDLQQDDAEVMVRGNYLHQLALIQRVLPSMVDRGDGVVVNLVSGSATTDPPAAPGEGGWGVAYAASKAAFGRLAGAVNAEYRGRGVRAFNLSPGFVVTESGKARGGTEKIEDAGFDSVPATVPADAAVWLATAPESDRFLGRVVWAPKLVADLAAPAER from the coding sequence ATGACGGACCGCAGGGCCGTCCTCGTCACGGGTGCCAGCCGGGGGATCGGGCGTGAGATCGCGCTCGCATTCGCGCGCAAGGGATTCGACGTCGCGATCACCGCACGCACGGTCCGGGAGGGCGAGGGTGCCGTCACGCCCCGCACCCGCGCGGAGGGCGAGACGCTCATCGCGGTGCCCGGCAGCCTCGAGACGACGGCCGCCGAGATCGAGCGGTGCGGGGTGCGAGCACTGCCGATCCGGATGGATCTGCTCGATCGGGACTCGGTGGTCGGGGCGGCCGACGAGGTCCTGCGCGAGTGGGGCCGCATCGACGTCCTCGTCAACAACGCGTACGCCCAGACGGCCGGTCACATGGAGCGCATCCTCGACCTGCAGCAGGACGATGCCGAGGTGATGGTGCGCGGCAACTACCTGCACCAGTTGGCGCTGATCCAGCGGGTGCTGCCGTCGATGGTCGACAGGGGTGACGGCGTCGTCGTCAATCTGGTGTCCGGGTCGGCGACCACCGACCCGCCGGCCGCACCCGGCGAGGGCGGCTGGGGCGTGGCCTACGCCGCGTCGAAGGCGGCGTTCGGCCGCCTCGCCGGCGCGGTCAACGCCGAATACCGCGGACGCGGTGTCCGGGCGTTCAACCTCAGCCCCGGCTTCGTGGTCACCGAGTCCGGCAAGGCCCGCGGCGGCACCGAGAAGATCGAGGACGCCGGGTTCGACTCGGTGCCCGCGACGGTTCCGGCCGATGCCGCGGTCTGGCTGGCCACCGCGCCGGAGTCCGACCGGTTCCTCGGCCGGGTGGTCTGGGCGCCCAAGCTGGTGGCCGACCTCGCAGCCCCCGCCGAGCGCTGA